The Parasteatoda tepidariorum isolate YZ-2023 chromosome X2, CAS_Ptep_4.0, whole genome shotgun sequence genome includes a region encoding these proteins:
- the LOC122273384 gene encoding uncharacterized protein, with protein sequence MIYLHPGSSNSAVKILASKSRIAPLKTTSVPRLELCASLLLAKLVQKVIAALRMDIKEVTLFSDSTIALAWINSSPIEYICWKSLSDLTAEALIATLKRCFARRGLPSIIFSDNATNYTGAHSELRKLYDIVKNSENLASYLSHEFVVWKFIPPRSPNFGGIWEAEVKSFKHHLKRAIGNSKLTLEEFLTVMNQIESVLNSRPLFPLSSDPNDFETLTPSHFLIGRPINSIPEFPVADIPDNRLSRWHRIQKINQTIWKKWSRDYLNNLQQRSKWLFEKNNVKPGTLVLINEDNQPLCSWIIGRIYEVIPGNDRKIRVVIVKTAQGFFKRSISNICVLPINESTSN encoded by the exons ATGATATATCTTCATCCTGGCAGTTCTAACTCTGCCGTTAAAATCCTAGCCAGTAAATCTAGAATTGCACCTCTAAAAACAACATCCGTACCTCGTTTGGAGTTATGTGCAAGCCTTTTACTTGCTAAGTTAGTTCAAAAAGTTATAGCTGCTTTAAGAATGGATATCAAAGAGGTCACTTTATTTTCAGACTCTACCATCGCATTGGCTTGGATTAACTCTTCTCCAATTGAATACATTTGTTGGAAATCGT TAAGTGATTTGACAGCAGAAGCATTAATTGCCACCCTTAAAAGGTGTTTTGCGAGAAGAGGTTTGCCTTCTATTATATTTTCCGATAATGCCACAAATTATACTGGTGCTCATTCTGAATTGAGAAAATTGTatgatattgttaaaaattcagaaaatcttGCTTCTTATTTATCCCATGAATTCGTTGTTTGGAAATTTATTCCTCCTAGATCGCCAAATTTTGGTGGCATTTGGGAGGCGGAAGTCAAATCTTTTAAGCACCATTTGAAAAGAGCTATTGGAAACTCTAAATTAAcattagaagaatttttaacgGTTATGAACCAAATTGAAAGTGTATTAAACAGTAGACCACTTTTTCCCCTTTCTTCGGACCCCAATGATTTTGAGACCCTAACTCCCAGTCATTTTTTAATTGGGCGACCCATAAACAGTATTCCGGAATTTCCTGTTGCAGACATTCCTGATAATCGACTCTCTCGGTGGCATAGGAtacaaaaaatcaatcaaactATTTGGAAAAAATGGTCAAGAgattatctaaataatttacagCAAAGAAGTAAATGGTTATTcgaaaaaaacaatgttaaaccAGGAACActagttttaattaatgaagaTAATCAACCCCTTTGTTCATGGATTATTGGTCGTATCTATGAGGTTATCCCAggaaatgatagaaaaattcGAGTTGTTATTGTAAAAACTGCACAAGGTTTCTTTAAACGCAGCATATCAAATATATGCGTTTTACCTATCAATGAGTCTACTAGCAATTAG
- the LOC107446438 gene encoding uncharacterized protein — protein sequence MIPKHYCNLVYRAENIENSIKKCWEIEEIDNTRILSDEEAFCESHFQNNHKRTENGRYMVKMPIREEALETIGESRYLARKRLNQTVRRLNTNPEMKKLYCEFINEYENLNHMEKVVEDVSPSLSYYMPHHGIFRPKKTSTKLRVVFNASTPTSAGQSLNDILLTGEARENVFDLIVRFQKHKIALTADIRKMFRQILIYPSQRDLLRILWKIKKTRCLQYSE from the coding sequence ATGATTCCAaaacattattgtaatttagtttatcgtgcagaaaacattgaaaatagcATTAAGAAATGTTGggaaattgaagaaattgataATACCCGAATTTTGAGTGATGAAGAAGCATTTTGCGAAAGtcactttcaaaataatcataaaagaaCAGAAAACGGTCGTTACATGGTCAAAATGCCTATTCGTGAGGAAGCGCTGGAAACTATCGGTGAATCTCGTTATTTAGCTCGGAAACGCTTGAATCAGACCGTGAGAAGATTGAACACCAATCCTGAAATGAAGAAACTTTATTGTGAATTCATAAATGAATACGAAAATTTGAATCACATGGAAAAAGTTGTAGAGGATGTTTCACCTTCTTTATCATATTACATGCCACATCATGGCATTTTTCGCCCCAAAAAAACTTCGACAAAACTAAGAGTCGTATTTAATGCCTCTACGCCTACATCGGCAGGACAAAGCTTAAATGACATATTGTTAACCGGAGAAGCGAGAGAAAAcgtttttgatttaattgttCGATTTCAAAAACACAAGATTGCCTTAACAGCTGATATTAGGAAGATGTTTCGTCAAATATTAATCTATCCGTCTCAAAGAGATTTATTGAGAATTTTGTGGAAAATTAAGAAGACGAGGTGCCTACAGTATTCAGAATGA